The Salinispora tropica CNB-440 genome has a window encoding:
- a CDS encoding amidase — protein sequence MTEPHEETALEQAAAVASGERTSRELVEHHLTRVAALGDTVGAFVTVTPEAALAAADAADAVPVAARGPLHGVPTAIKDLTLTAGVRTTFGSAAFADFVPPVDADVVRFIRAAGLVSLGKTTTSELGCSLYSEGRVAPPARNPWDLAYTAGGSSGGAAAAVAAGLLPVAQGSDGGGSLRIPASMCGLVGYKPSRGVVSGGPVGFGAYGLPTSGPIGRTVADVAALLDVLAQPVPGEPYLAPPPPAGGWLAAARTAAPGRLRIGRFTAPMLADESVHPDCVAAVDQAAALLTAAGHEVVEVPPPLTPTAWPLFEIVWYVLALAPVPPERESQLLPLTRLLRNRGAAISAASLTATLGELQAQVRLGVRRTAGCDLLLCPTLAMPQAPVGWFTDVPDPADDFDRQRRFSPYCAIFNVTGDPSVSLPVGATADGLPVGVLLSGRQGDDARLLATAAQLEQLSGGWDRHPAIWRAVGSANVNTTSGVGESSA from the coding sequence ATGACCGAGCCGCACGAGGAGACCGCACTGGAGCAGGCCGCCGCTGTCGCCAGCGGCGAGCGGACCAGCCGGGAACTGGTCGAACACCACCTGACCCGGGTGGCGGCGCTCGGTGACACCGTCGGCGCGTTCGTCACCGTGACCCCGGAGGCGGCCCTCGCCGCCGCCGACGCGGCCGACGCCGTTCCGGTCGCGGCGCGGGGGCCGTTGCACGGCGTGCCCACAGCGATCAAGGACCTGACCCTCACCGCTGGCGTGCGCACAACCTTTGGTTCTGCTGCCTTTGCCGACTTCGTACCGCCGGTCGACGCGGACGTGGTCCGATTCATCCGGGCCGCCGGGCTGGTCAGCCTCGGCAAGACGACCACCTCCGAGCTGGGCTGTTCGCTCTACTCCGAGGGGCGGGTCGCCCCGCCGGCCCGTAACCCGTGGGATCTCGCCTACACCGCCGGTGGCTCCAGCGGTGGCGCGGCAGCCGCGGTGGCGGCCGGTCTCCTTCCGGTGGCCCAGGGCTCCGACGGCGGCGGCTCGCTGCGTATCCCGGCATCGATGTGCGGGTTGGTCGGCTACAAGCCCAGCCGCGGGGTGGTCTCCGGCGGCCCGGTCGGTTTCGGTGCGTACGGCCTGCCGACCAGCGGCCCGATCGGGCGGACCGTGGCCGACGTGGCTGCGTTGCTCGATGTGCTGGCTCAGCCGGTTCCCGGTGAGCCCTACCTGGCGCCGCCACCGCCGGCCGGTGGGTGGCTCGCGGCGGCCCGGACCGCCGCGCCGGGCCGGCTGCGGATCGGCCGCTTCACCGCCCCGATGCTCGCCGACGAGTCGGTGCACCCGGACTGCGTCGCCGCCGTGGACCAGGCTGCCGCCCTGCTCACCGCTGCTGGTCATGAGGTGGTCGAGGTGCCACCGCCGTTGACGCCGACGGCTTGGCCGCTGTTCGAGATCGTCTGGTACGTGCTTGCGCTCGCCCCGGTGCCGCCCGAGCGAGAGAGCCAGCTGCTGCCGTTGACCCGGTTGCTGCGGAACCGCGGGGCGGCGATCTCCGCTGCCAGCCTCACCGCCACGCTCGGCGAGCTGCAGGCGCAGGTCCGTCTCGGGGTACGCCGGACCGCCGGCTGTGATCTGCTGCTCTGTCCCACCCTCGCCATGCCGCAGGCACCGGTGGGCTGGTTTACCGATGTTCCTGACCCCGCAGACGACTTCGACCGACAACGGCGGTTCTCGCCTTATTGTGCGATTTTTAACGTTACGGGTGACCCTTCGGTGTCGCTCCCGGTGGGGGCCACCGCCGACGGGCTGCCGGTCGGGGTCCTCCTCAGCGGTCGGCAGGGCGACGACGCACGCCTGCTCGCCACCGCTGCCCAGCTGGAGCAGCTCAGTGGGGGGTGGGATCGCCACCCCGCAATCTGGCGAGCGGTTGGCTCCGCTAACGTGAATACCACAAGCGGAGTCGGGGAATCGTCCGCATGA